A genomic segment from Actinoplanes sichuanensis encodes:
- a CDS encoding elongation factor G, translating to MHVRNIGILAHVDAGKTTLTERILFATGMTHKTGLVDDGNTVTDFDPQERDRGITIFAAAVSCDWADHRINLIDTPGHVDFSDEVERSLRVLDGAVAVFDGVAGVEPQSETVWRTADRYQVPRIAFVNKLDRTGADLDAAVASIQDRLEVVPLVVQVPIGREGDLTGVIDLVDQPPPEVAEHRRKLEEAVAELHAGALEELGDMSDTTLRKALRDLTLSNTAVVVLCGSAYRDIGVEQLLDAVVDYLPAPRGDETKDPVALVFKKRDRLTYLRVYDGTITKGDVMWDARDGRTERIARILRVQADRHTDIGRAVAGDIVAVAGLKAVRTGTTLSTRANPVVLEAPRVTEPLVSVAVEARTRSDAQRLPGALAALAEEDPSLAVRTDAETGQTLLSGLGELHLEVAVEKLRQSTGLALTTGRPQVAYRSAVTGGLTGFVYRHVKQDGGSGQFAHVVLDVTPIDGTGFEFASTVTGGRVPAEFARAVETGCREALVDGEHPVVGLRVTLTDGQTHVKDSSEMAFRAAGRFGLRQALLACTLTLLEPVAEVTVSAPSDAIGAVLGDLAARRAQVTDSSVRTVTATVPLAELFGYATRLRSRTHGRGTFTSRPAGYRPAA from the coding sequence ATGCATGTCCGAAACATCGGCATCCTCGCCCACGTCGACGCCGGCAAGACCACCCTCACCGAACGGATCCTGTTCGCCACCGGCATGACCCACAAGACCGGCCTGGTCGACGACGGCAACACCGTCACCGACTTCGACCCGCAGGAACGCGACCGTGGCATCACCATCTTCGCCGCGGCCGTGAGCTGCGACTGGGCCGATCACCGGATCAACCTGATCGACACGCCCGGCCACGTCGACTTCTCCGACGAGGTCGAGCGGTCGCTGCGTGTCCTGGACGGGGCGGTCGCCGTCTTCGACGGGGTGGCCGGTGTCGAGCCGCAGTCGGAGACGGTGTGGCGCACCGCCGACCGCTATCAGGTGCCGCGGATCGCGTTCGTGAACAAGCTCGACCGGACCGGCGCGGACCTGGACGCCGCGGTCGCCTCGATCCAGGACCGGCTCGAGGTGGTCCCGCTGGTGGTGCAGGTCCCGATCGGCCGGGAGGGCGACCTCACCGGCGTGATCGACCTGGTCGACCAGCCGCCGCCCGAGGTGGCCGAACACCGGCGGAAGCTGGAGGAGGCGGTCGCGGAGTTGCACGCGGGCGCGCTGGAGGAGCTGGGCGACATGTCCGACACGACGCTCAGGAAGGCGCTCCGGGACCTGACCCTCAGCAACACGGCGGTCGTGGTCCTCTGCGGTTCCGCCTACCGCGACATCGGTGTCGAACAGCTGCTCGACGCCGTCGTCGACTACCTGCCGGCACCGCGCGGCGACGAGACGAAAGACCCGGTCGCGCTCGTGTTCAAGAAACGCGACCGGCTCACCTACCTGCGTGTCTACGACGGCACGATCACGAAGGGGGATGTCATGTGGGACGCGCGCGACGGCCGTACCGAACGTATCGCACGCATCCTCCGGGTCCAGGCCGACCGGCACACCGACATCGGCCGCGCGGTCGCCGGCGACATCGTCGCCGTCGCCGGGCTGAAGGCCGTCCGCACCGGCACCACGCTCTCGACCAGGGCGAACCCGGTGGTGTTGGAGGCACCGCGGGTGACCGAGCCGCTGGTCTCGGTCGCGGTCGAGGCACGCACGCGATCCGACGCGCAACGTCTGCCGGGCGCTCTCGCGGCGCTGGCCGAGGAAGATCCCTCGCTGGCCGTACGGACGGACGCCGAAACCGGTCAGACCCTGTTGTCCGGCCTGGGTGAGCTGCATCTGGAGGTTGCCGTGGAGAAACTTCGGCAGTCGACCGGCCTGGCGCTGACCACCGGGCGTCCGCAGGTCGCCTACCGGTCGGCGGTGACCGGCGGGCTGACCGGGTTCGTCTACCGGCACGTCAAGCAGGACGGCGGTTCGGGCCAGTTCGCGCACGTCGTGCTGGACGTGACGCCGATCGACGGCACCGGCTTCGAGTTCGCGTCGACGGTGACCGGTGGCCGGGTGCCCGCCGAGTTCGCCCGCGCGGTCGAGACCGGCTGTCGGGAGGCGCTCGTCGACGGTGAACATCCGGTGGTGGGTCTGCGGGTGACGCTGACCGACGGCCAGACGCACGTGAAGGACTCGTCGGAGATGGCCTTCCGGGCGGCCGGCCGGTTCGGGCTGCGTCAGGCGCTCCTGGCCTGCACGCTCACACTGCTCGAACCGGTGGCCGAGGTGACGGTCAGCGCGCCGTCCGACGCGATCGGCGCGGTGCTCGGCGACCTGGCCGCGCGGCGCGCCCAGGTGACCGATTCGTCGGTACGCACGGTGACCGCCACGGTGCCGCTGGCTGAGTTGTTCGGGTACGCGACCCGACTGCGCAGCCGCACCCACGGGCGGGGCACGTTCACCAGCCGTCCGGCCGGTTACCGCCCCGCCGCGTGA
- a CDS encoding MFS transporter, translated as MAQDAKPTGSRTRLAVLLSMAMFVLVVDTSLMNVSISAVVRDLNTTASGVQSAIALEALVSAAFILIGGKVGDLIGRKRAYVLGLLGYAVGALAMTVADTLLPIVICWALIGGIGASLLLPSMQSLIHGNFEGAEQRRVYAMVGAAAAIAAAVGPLLGGFITTFLSWRVGFALEVVIIAGVLSGISLVKNVEYTGPRHIDVIGAVLSVTGMGGIVLGILVWEEGGSAVAALLLLGVLGLAGLAWWLVRRKRAGRPALLDPGLFRSHLFRAGISAQMLQQTALGGLMIALPIYLQMVLGYNALQAGLSLAPLSLSMFAVALLAGRSAGRWRPANIIRLGFALLTLGTLALVPLVPQSGFGWQLLLPLAVAGSGLGMLVSQLNNYTLSPIEEERVSEAAAVNSAGGSFGLSFGLAAAGAIMLATLAASFTDRAEQSTVLDPGQQQQVAAALEQNAEVMSDEHLTALLAGQSTEIADEILRINTEARPIALQAALLLPLLAGLLGLLNAFRMARLPDPRPSEGGDNLLG; from the coding sequence ATGGCACAGGACGCGAAACCGACCGGTAGCCGGACGAGACTGGCCGTCCTGTTGTCGATGGCCATGTTCGTGCTGGTCGTCGACACCTCGTTGATGAACGTCTCGATCTCCGCGGTGGTCCGGGATCTGAACACCACGGCCAGCGGCGTCCAGTCCGCGATCGCTCTGGAAGCGCTGGTCTCGGCCGCGTTCATCCTGATCGGCGGCAAGGTCGGCGACCTCATCGGGCGTAAGCGGGCGTACGTGCTGGGCCTGCTCGGTTACGCGGTCGGCGCGCTGGCCATGACCGTCGCGGACACGCTGCTGCCGATCGTGATCTGCTGGGCGCTGATCGGCGGGATCGGTGCGTCCCTGCTGCTGCCGTCGATGCAGTCGCTGATCCACGGCAACTTCGAGGGCGCCGAACAGCGTCGGGTGTACGCCATGGTCGGTGCCGCCGCCGCGATCGCCGCCGCCGTGGGCCCGCTGCTCGGCGGTTTCATCACCACGTTCCTGTCCTGGCGGGTCGGGTTCGCGCTGGAGGTCGTGATCATCGCTGGGGTGCTGTCCGGCATCAGCCTGGTCAAGAACGTCGAATACACCGGTCCACGGCACATCGACGTGATCGGCGCGGTCCTCTCGGTCACCGGCATGGGCGGCATCGTCCTCGGCATCCTGGTCTGGGAGGAGGGCGGCAGCGCTGTGGCGGCCCTGCTCCTGCTCGGTGTCCTCGGCCTGGCCGGGCTCGCCTGGTGGCTGGTCCGGCGGAAGAGGGCCGGCCGCCCGGCGCTGCTGGATCCCGGCCTGTTCCGATCCCACCTGTTCCGGGCCGGCATCTCGGCCCAGATGCTGCAGCAGACCGCGCTCGGCGGCCTGATGATCGCCCTGCCGATCTACCTGCAGATGGTGCTCGGCTACAACGCTCTGCAGGCCGGGCTCTCGCTGGCCCCGCTGTCACTGAGCATGTTCGCGGTCGCCCTGCTCGCCGGTCGCAGCGCCGGACGGTGGCGCCCGGCGAACATCATCCGCCTCGGATTCGCTCTGCTCACCCTGGGCACGCTGGCGCTCGTACCACTGGTCCCGCAGTCCGGTTTCGGCTGGCAGCTGCTGCTGCCGCTGGCCGTCGCCGGATCCGGTCTGGGCATGCTGGTGTCGCAACTCAACAACTACACGCTCTCCCCGATCGAGGAGGAGCGGGTCAGTGAGGCGGCCGCGGTCAACTCGGCCGGCGGATCGTTCGGGTTGTCCTTCGGCCTGGCCGCGGCGGGCGCGATCATGCTGGCCACCCTCGCCGCCTCGTTCACCGACCGGGCCGAGCAGAGCACCGTCCTCGACCCGGGTCAGCAGCAGCAGGTCGCCGCCGCCCTGGAGCAGAACGCCGAGGTGATGTCCGACGAGCACCTGACCGCGCTGCTGGCGGGCCAGTCCACCGAGATCGCTGACGAGATCCTCCGGATCAACACCGAGGCCCGCCCGATCGCGCTGCAGGCGGCGCTGCTGCTGCCGCTGCTCGCCGGGCTGCTCGGCCTGCTGAACGCGTTCCGGATGGCCCGCCTGCCGGACCCGAGACCGTCCGAGGGCGGCGACAACCTGCTCGGCTGA
- a CDS encoding nucleotidyl transferase AbiEii/AbiGii toxin family protein: MRHHLTAGSYSPLHLAGMAAEHGVEFREIELDHGLHPSQSTIIVTGGRSRIADWEKRIHPVRRRTLAAAETGDRNFEHHIEMRSAPARVADLVRLEEIVEEHGAGLCRDPRRLVVQRCPGSSGEAATALERLLADLRAAGHEWASVERWHIVADDNPGWDAGWLPPDEVRRDPFHRNKLIRRGMGYHPPVFKPVPPGPGVEQRFVFDPALKQFDDAYRPGEPEFADPRISEHWRAAQQAAMNHLLTGVDRDHLVLRGSALMPAWAGDAARRPGDLDFVVTPRSITSGSRQARELLDGIRAAASGGGLRPDETAESAIWTYERADGRRLVIPFSAPGVPDGSIQIDVVFGEHLPIDPKPIMLPGVGTPVLAATAELSLAWKLLWLATDRYPQGKDLYDAVLLAEYTTVDVELVRELLLPELGHEAAEFSAATPLTWTDIDWDNFTDEYPTVEGASRHWLRRLALALDRSS, encoded by the coding sequence ATGCGGCACCACCTCACCGCGGGTTCCTACAGCCCGCTGCACCTGGCGGGCATGGCCGCCGAGCACGGCGTGGAGTTCCGCGAGATCGAGCTCGACCACGGCCTCCACCCGTCCCAGTCGACGATCATCGTGACCGGCGGCCGATCCCGCATCGCTGACTGGGAGAAGCGGATCCACCCGGTCCGGCGTCGGACGTTGGCCGCGGCGGAGACCGGCGACCGGAACTTCGAGCACCACATCGAGATGCGGTCCGCACCCGCGAGGGTGGCCGATCTCGTGCGACTCGAGGAGATCGTCGAGGAGCACGGCGCCGGACTGTGCCGCGACCCGCGACGGCTGGTCGTGCAGCGCTGCCCGGGCTCGTCGGGCGAGGCCGCGACGGCCCTGGAGCGACTGCTGGCCGACCTGCGGGCGGCCGGGCACGAGTGGGCGTCGGTCGAGCGGTGGCACATCGTCGCCGACGACAACCCCGGCTGGGACGCGGGCTGGCTGCCGCCGGACGAGGTCCGCCGCGATCCCTTCCACCGGAACAAACTGATCCGGCGCGGGATGGGGTATCACCCGCCGGTGTTCAAACCGGTGCCGCCGGGCCCCGGCGTCGAGCAGCGGTTCGTTTTCGACCCGGCGCTCAAACAGTTCGACGACGCGTACCGGCCGGGTGAGCCGGAGTTCGCCGACCCGAGGATCAGCGAACACTGGCGGGCCGCCCAGCAGGCGGCCATGAACCATCTGCTCACCGGAGTCGACCGGGATCATCTGGTGCTTCGCGGCAGCGCGCTCATGCCCGCCTGGGCCGGGGACGCCGCCCGCCGGCCCGGTGACCTCGACTTCGTCGTCACCCCCAGGAGCATCACCAGCGGCAGCCGGCAGGCCCGGGAGTTGCTCGACGGCATCCGGGCGGCGGCGTCCGGCGGCGGGCTGCGGCCCGACGAGACCGCCGAGTCGGCGATCTGGACGTACGAACGAGCCGACGGCCGCCGTCTGGTGATCCCGTTCTCCGCACCCGGGGTACCGGACGGCAGCATCCAGATCGACGTCGTCTTCGGCGAGCACCTGCCCATCGATCCGAAGCCGATCATGCTGCCTGGCGTCGGCACCCCGGTCCTGGCGGCGACCGCCGAGCTGTCCCTGGCGTGGAAGCTGCTGTGGCTGGCCACCGACAGGTATCCGCAGGGCAAGGACCTCTACGACGCGGTGCTGCTCGCCGAGTACACCACCGTCGACGTCGAACTGGTCCGAGAGCTGCTGCTGCCGGAACTCGGGCACGAGGCCGCCGAGTTCTCCGCCGCCACGCCACTGACCTGGACCGACATCGACTGGGACAACTTCACCGACGAGTATCCGACGGTCGAGGGGGCCAGCCGGCACTGGTTGCGCCGACTGGCCCTCGCACTGGACCGGTCGTCCTGA
- a CDS encoding GNAT family N-acetyltransferase — MTIRINALTNPSSDNPVWIAEGTDGRPLGTAYVFAPPGDGAADLRITVHPAERRSGVGTRLLQAAASATGGRALLGPAVEEGSAGESFCVAAGMRRVLTLTFTRLELSSFAVTARAVDGYRLVHWEGTVADELAETFARSRRAMDDMPMDEAAWAPDVWDVERLHRVAAAVAERGEILLTTAVIAPDGEIAGFTELVVAGDGTGDGQHYGTGVLPEHRGRGLARWLKVAQIEAARERFPKLAGLLADTADSNIAMRRVNDSLGYRPTHRSLLYQVDAKE, encoded by the coding sequence ATGACCATTCGCATCAACGCACTCACGAACCCGTCCAGTGACAATCCGGTGTGGATCGCCGAAGGCACCGACGGGCGGCCGCTGGGCACCGCGTACGTCTTCGCTCCGCCCGGTGACGGGGCGGCCGACCTGCGGATCACCGTGCACCCGGCGGAGCGCCGGTCCGGGGTCGGTACCCGGCTGCTCCAGGCGGCGGCCTCCGCCACCGGCGGGCGCGCGCTGCTCGGACCGGCCGTCGAGGAGGGCTCCGCGGGGGAGTCCTTCTGCGTGGCGGCCGGGATGCGGCGGGTGCTGACGTTGACGTTCACCCGTCTGGAGCTCTCGTCGTTCGCCGTGACGGCCCGGGCCGTCGACGGTTACCGGCTCGTGCACTGGGAGGGCACGGTGGCCGACGAACTGGCCGAGACGTTCGCCCGGTCCCGGCGGGCGATGGACGACATGCCGATGGACGAGGCGGCCTGGGCCCCGGACGTGTGGGATGTCGAGCGGCTGCACCGGGTCGCCGCCGCGGTGGCCGAGCGCGGCGAGATCCTGCTGACCACCGCGGTGATCGCGCCGGACGGGGAGATCGCCGGATTCACCGAGCTGGTGGTGGCCGGCGACGGGACCGGGGACGGGCAGCACTACGGGACGGGCGTGCTGCCCGAGCACCGTGGGCGCGGCCTGGCCCGGTGGCTCAAGGTCGCGCAGATCGAGGCGGCCCGGGAGCGGTTCCCGAAGCTGGCCGGGCTGCTCGCCGACACCGCCGACAGCAACATCGCGATGCGCCGGGTCAACGACTCGCTCGGCTACCGGCCCACCCACCGCAGCCTGCTCTACCAGGTCGACGCGAAGGAGTGA
- a CDS encoding TetR/AcrR family transcriptional regulator, producing MPTGVALRDVREQLFDAADRILLKSGPEALTSRAVTIGAGCAKGVLHRHFTDFDDFLAAYVLDRSTRMDPRVAALRAGAGSVTDAVAEALTSLFGSVAVAIVALVTFRDGLRARLRETWPAGVPVLTEAAESFAAYLEDERALGRIAATADTDTLGAILIGTGHLLFADRTGPPPAPADVRRTVAAIIPVVAAT from the coding sequence GTGCCGACCGGTGTGGCCCTGCGCGACGTGCGGGAACAACTCTTCGACGCCGCCGACCGGATCCTGCTGAAATCCGGTCCCGAGGCGCTCACCAGCCGTGCCGTCACCATCGGCGCCGGCTGCGCCAAAGGCGTCCTGCACCGGCACTTCACCGACTTCGACGACTTCCTCGCGGCGTACGTGCTGGACCGCTCCACCCGGATGGACCCGCGAGTCGCCGCCCTGCGCGCCGGCGCGGGATCCGTCACCGACGCCGTGGCCGAGGCGCTGACCTCCCTGTTCGGGTCGGTCGCGGTCGCCATCGTCGCGCTCGTGACGTTCCGCGACGGATTGCGCGCCCGCCTCCGGGAGACCTGGCCGGCCGGGGTTCCGGTGCTCACCGAGGCCGCCGAGTCGTTCGCCGCCTACCTCGAGGACGAGCGGGCCCTCGGCCGGATCGCCGCCACCGCCGACACCGACACCCTCGGCGCCATCCTGATCGGCACCGGGCACCTGCTCTTCGCCGACCGCACCGGCCCGCCACCCGCGCCGGCCGACGTGCGCCGCACGGTCGCGGCGATCATCCCCGTCGTCGCCGCCACCTGA
- a CDS encoding NUDIX hydrolase produces the protein MRSTVAAVHDVVTRLEPVDNLEGEHRGHALGWLRSTDDVFRRAKPAEPGRHLVSYVVPVDPADGSLLLVEHVNAGLWLPPGGHVEVDEDPYETAAREIEEELGVSAPVSAAPLFLTVTETVGMDSGHVDVSLWYTVEIPRDQPLKPDTGEFHSVRWWSRDEIVKSDPARFDPHLGRFLKKLPNAEPCM, from the coding sequence ATGCGTTCAACGGTGGCGGCAGTGCACGACGTGGTGACCAGGCTGGAACCGGTCGACAATCTCGAGGGCGAACACCGCGGGCACGCCCTCGGCTGGCTACGGAGCACCGACGACGTGTTCCGCCGGGCCAAGCCGGCCGAACCGGGCCGGCACCTGGTGTCCTACGTGGTCCCGGTGGATCCGGCCGACGGCAGCCTGCTTCTCGTCGAGCACGTCAACGCCGGTCTGTGGCTGCCGCCCGGCGGGCACGTGGAGGTGGACGAGGATCCGTACGAGACGGCGGCCCGCGAGATCGAGGAGGAGCTCGGCGTCAGCGCCCCGGTCTCCGCCGCCCCGCTCTTCCTGACCGTGACCGAGACCGTCGGCATGGACTCCGGGCACGTCGACGTGAGTCTCTGGTACACCGTCGAGATCCCCCGTGACCAGCCACTGAAGCCGGACACCGGCGAGTTCCACAGCGTCCGCTGGTGGAGCCGCGACGAGATCGTCAAGTCCGACCCGGCCCGGTTCGACCCGCACCTGGGCCGTTTCCTGAAGAAGCTCCCTAACGCAGAACCGTGTATGTGA
- a CDS encoding dihydrofolate reductase family protein, whose amino-acid sequence MGRVVAAMSMSLDGFVADEYDGVAELFGWYQNGEVEIPSADPRWVFHVTRASERYLRPALTSAGALICGRRLFENTDGWGGRHPAGCPVFVVSHSVPGGWPREDSETSFFTDPIAALEAAQKTAGERVVSVSTPTLTQQYLDAGLLDEITVSLVPVLLGAGTSFFGDQVVAPVRLSDPRVIEGRGVTHLTYTVLR is encoded by the coding sequence ATGGGCAGAGTCGTCGCTGCCATGTCCATGTCGCTGGACGGGTTCGTCGCGGATGAGTACGACGGTGTGGCCGAACTTTTCGGGTGGTACCAGAACGGTGAGGTCGAGATTCCGAGCGCCGATCCGCGCTGGGTCTTCCACGTCACGCGGGCGAGCGAGAGATATCTGCGGCCGGCCCTGACGAGTGCGGGCGCGCTGATCTGCGGGCGGCGGCTCTTCGAGAACACCGACGGGTGGGGCGGGCGGCATCCGGCCGGATGCCCGGTCTTCGTGGTGAGTCATTCGGTGCCCGGCGGGTGGCCGCGCGAGGACTCCGAGACGTCGTTCTTCACCGATCCGATCGCCGCGCTGGAAGCCGCGCAGAAAACCGCCGGCGAGCGCGTGGTGTCGGTCTCCACGCCGACCCTGACCCAGCAGTATCTGGACGCCGGGCTGCTCGACGAGATCACCGTTTCGCTGGTGCCGGTGCTGCTCGGCGCCGGCACCAGCTTCTTCGGCGATCAGGTGGTGGCGCCGGTCCGGCTCAGCGATCCGCGGGTGATCGAGGGCCGGGGCGTCACCCACCTCACATACACGGTTCTGCGTTAG
- a CDS encoding helix-turn-helix domain-containing protein: MTGSRETSRQALPEHLAEVLDQLASGATDLAACRKLGVSGRTYSRRVSELLDHLGVASRFQAGIVAARLGLAHDPAPQRTNSRMIRPEYLPHVHHRNTGAPER; encoded by the coding sequence TTGACGGGGAGTCGTGAGACGTCCCGCCAGGCGCTCCCCGAACACTTGGCCGAGGTCCTCGACCAACTGGCGAGCGGCGCCACCGATCTGGCCGCCTGCCGCAAGCTCGGGGTGTCCGGACGGACGTACAGTCGCAGAGTCTCCGAGCTGCTCGACCACCTGGGCGTCGCCTCGCGATTCCAGGCCGGCATAGTCGCGGCTCGCCTCGGACTGGCCCACGATCCGGCGCCTCAGCGGACGAACAGCAGGATGATCCGTCCCGAGTACCTCCCCCACGTGCATCACCGCAACACGGGGGCACCAGAGCGTTGA
- a CDS encoding class I SAM-dependent methyltransferase, which yields MPTTPDPRRIAESFGLDAERYDRARPRYPAELISRLAEGGREVLDVGIGTGIVARQLRDAGCHVLGVEPDPRMAAAARRHGFTVEESRFEDWDPAGRTFDTVAAGQTWHWVDPAAGSAKAARALRPGGRLALFWNAYQPPPELATAFGEVYRQAAPSLPFSPWAVTDPYATVAEKAGAGIGPEFGAPEVWQYAWEHEYTRDEWLDLIPTAGGHNLLPEAELNALLDGLGEVTGERFTMPYTTIAVTAVLR from the coding sequence ATGCCCACTACACCTGACCCCCGGCGGATCGCCGAGTCCTTCGGCCTCGACGCCGAGCGTTACGACCGCGCCCGGCCGCGCTACCCGGCCGAGCTGATCAGCCGCCTCGCCGAGGGCGGCCGCGAGGTGCTCGACGTCGGCATCGGCACCGGCATCGTGGCCCGCCAGCTGCGCGACGCCGGCTGTCACGTGCTCGGCGTCGAACCCGACCCGCGGATGGCCGCGGCCGCCCGCCGGCACGGCTTCACCGTCGAGGAGTCCCGGTTCGAGGACTGGGACCCGGCCGGGCGCACGTTCGACACGGTCGCGGCCGGGCAGACCTGGCACTGGGTCGATCCGGCGGCCGGTTCGGCGAAGGCGGCCCGCGCCCTGCGACCGGGCGGGCGACTGGCCCTGTTCTGGAACGCCTACCAGCCGCCGCCGGAGCTGGCCACGGCGTTCGGCGAGGTCTACCGCCAGGCCGCGCCGAGTCTGCCGTTCAGTCCGTGGGCGGTGACCGATCCCTACGCGACGGTCGCCGAGAAGGCCGGCGCCGGCATCGGCCCGGAGTTCGGTGCGCCGGAGGTGTGGCAGTACGCGTGGGAACACGAGTACACGCGGGACGAGTGGCTCGATCTGATCCCGACCGCGGGCGGGCACAACCTGCTGCCCGAGGCCGAGCTGAACGCCCTGCTCGACGGGCTGGGTGAGGTGACCGGTGAGCGCTTCACCATGCCGTACACCACCATCGCGGTGACCGCCGTCCTGCGGTGA
- a CDS encoding DUF2784 domain-containing protein, whose product MIYRVLAEATMVVHFLFIAFVVTGGFLAWRLPKVIWLHLAAAAWGLCIVVFALNCPLTYVEDWARERAGQSGLERGFIDTYLTGVMYPERYLDEVRLLIAVVVAVSYVGVVIRWRRRRG is encoded by the coding sequence ATGATTTACCGGGTTCTGGCCGAGGCCACGATGGTCGTGCACTTCCTGTTCATCGCGTTCGTGGTGACCGGCGGTTTCCTGGCCTGGCGCCTGCCGAAGGTGATCTGGCTGCATCTGGCGGCCGCCGCGTGGGGCCTGTGCATCGTCGTGTTCGCGCTGAACTGCCCGCTGACCTATGTGGAGGACTGGGCCCGGGAGCGGGCCGGCCAGTCCGGGCTGGAGCGCGGGTTCATCGACACGTACCTGACCGGGGTGATGTATCCGGAACGCTACCTGGACGAGGTGCGGCTGCTGATCGCCGTGGTGGTCGCGGTCTCCTACGTGGGTGTGGTGATCAGGTGGCGGCGACGACGGGGATGA